One segment of Struthio camelus isolate bStrCam1 chromosome 27, bStrCam1.hap1, whole genome shotgun sequence DNA contains the following:
- the BMP10 gene encoding bone morphogenetic protein 10, giving the protein MDSVALQLWALLSLLVHLASCSPILSLEHSSLEEDVPLFDEVLSEQDGVDFNTLLQNMKNEFLKTLNLSDIPLHETAKVDPPEYMLELYNKFATDRTSMPSANIIRSFKNEDLASHPIGVVGIRKYPLLFNVSIPHHEEITMAELRLYTLVEQDRMLYDGLDRKVTIFEVLENDHMGVGEGRKTVALASRQIYGKNSEWETFEVTEAIRRWRRAGLTTHRLEVHIESKEGEEQNGEGKLDIDINSEAKHVPLLIVFSDDQSNDKKEEKQELNEMIDHEQLLDLENLEVGNFHNRPGEEALLQMRSNIIYDSTARIRRNAKGNYCKKTPLYIDFKEIGWDSWIIAPAGYEAYECHGVCAYPLTEHVTPTKHAIVQTLVHLKNPQKASKACCVPTKLDPISILYLDAGVVTYKFKYEGMVVSECGCR; this is encoded by the exons ATGGATTCTGTAGCTCTTCAGCTGTgggctctcctctctctcttggtTCACCTTGCCTCTTGCAGTCCCATCCTGAGCTTGGAGCACTCTTCCTTGGAGGAAGACGTGCCACTTTTCGACGAGGTCCTCTCCGAGCAGGATGGTGTTGATTTCAACACACTGCTTCAGAATATGAAAAATGAGTTCCTGAAGACATTGAACCTCTCTGACATTCCCCTGCACGAAACGGCCAAGGTGGACCCACCAGAGTACATGCTAGAGCTGTACAACAAGTTTGCCACCGATAGGACGTCTATGCCATCTGCAAATATTATTAGGAGCTTCAAAAATGAAG ACTTGGCTTCCCACCCGATTGGTGTTGTAGGAATTCGGAAATACCCCCTTCTATTCAATGTATCCATCCCTCACCATGAAGAAATCACCATGGCGGAGCTGAGGCTCTACACTTTGGTGGAGCAGGACCGAATGCTCTATGATGGGCTTGACCGGAAGGTCACCATTTTTGAAGTGCTGGAAAATGACCACATGGGTgtaggagaagggagaaagacagTGGCGCTGGCATCTAGGCAGATCTATGGCAAAAACAGCGAGTGGGAGACCTTTGAGGTCACCGAAGCCATCAGGCGCTGGCGAAGGGCTGGCCTAACCACACACCGGCTGGAAGTTCATATAGAGAGCAAGGAAGGGGAGGAGCAGAACGGAGAGGGGAAACTCGATATCGACATCAACTCTGAGGCCAAGCATGTGCCCTTGTTGATTGTGTTCTCCGATGACCAAAGCAATGAcaagaaagaggagaagcaaGAACTGAATGAAATGATAGACCACGAGCAGCTCCTGGACTTGGAGAACCTGGAGGTCGGCAACTTCCACAACCGGCCTGGCGAGGAGGCACTGCTCCAGATGCGCTCCAACATCATTTACGACTCTACTGCCCGGATCCGGAGGAACGCAAAAGGCAACTACTGCAAAAAGACTCCGCTCTACATAGATTTCAAGGAGATTGGCTGGGATTCCTGGATCATCGCCCCAGCGGGATACGAAGCCTACGAGTGCCACGGAGTGTGCGCCTACCCCTTAACGGAGCATGTCACACCAACGAAACATGCCATTGTCCAGACTTTGGTTCACCTGAAGAATCCCCAGAAAGCCTCTAAGGCCTGCTGCGTGCCCACCAAGCTCGATCCCATCTCTATTCTCTACTTAGATGCAGGGGTTGTCACCTACAAGTTCAAATATGAGGGCATGGTGGTATCAGAGTGTGGCTGCAGATAG